The DNA region GGATCTTTCACCTTGCGCGAGAGAATGTGCGCGAGCTCCGTGCGAACTCGTTCGGCAACGCGAACAGAACGTTTTACGTCAGCCATAGAGTTCGTCTCCCACGGTGATGAGCTCCGTCTCGCGATCCGTCAGCTGGGCATCTTCCGAGAGCTCGGCGGAGCGAGCCACCTGTTCCAGAACGGAATCGCAGACGCTCGATTCGCCGGACACCACGCTCACGCCGAAGACGGCTCGCTGCCATTGATCTTGCGCGGCCACCTCGGCGACGGAGACATCGAAGCGGTTGCGAATGCGATCCCGGATCTTCTGAACCACGCGTCGCTTGTCCTTGAGGGACCTCGCGTGGGGGATATGAAACGAGAGCCGCAAGACGCCGACGAACATAGCGGGATGGAGGAAGAGAGGGACGGCCCGCAGGTCGTCCCTCTCGCGAGAGGACTTTCAGAGCTTCTGCCGAATCTCTTCGACGTCGTAGCTCTCGATGATGTCCTTGTCCTTGAGCTCGTTGAAGCCGTCGAGGCTGATGCCGCACTCGAAGCCTTCGGCCACGTCCTTGGCGTCGTCCTTGAAGCGTTTGAGGGCAGCGACCTTGCCGTCCCAGATGATGGTGTTGCCGTCGCGAATGACGCGAGCCTTGCCGCTGCGCTTGAAGACGCCTTCGATGACGTAGCAGCCAGCCACGACGACGTTCTTGACCTTGAAGATCTGACGAACCTCGGCCTTGCCGCTGGCCTTCTCGACGAGCGTCGGCGGGAGGAGCCCTTCCATGGCGCTGCGAACGTCGTTCACGGCGTCGTAGATGATCGAATAGAGGCGAATCTCGATCTTGTTCTCTTCCGCCAGGCTGTGCGACTTGCCCGCCGGCCGAACGTTGAAGCCGATGATGATGGCCTTGGACGCGGTGGCGAGGTTGACGTCGCCCTCCGTGATGGCGCCGACACCGGCGTGGATGATCGACATCTTCACCTTGTCGCCGGAGAGCTTGGCGAAGGCGTCGGCGACGGCCTCGACGGAGCCCTGGACGTCGCCCTTGATGATGACGCGGAGTTCGAGCAGGCCGCTCTCGGCGATGCGCTTCGACAGCTCTTCGAGGGACACCTTCGCGGTGGCCGGGATGAGCGTCTTGGCCATCTTGCCCTTGCGGCCGTCGGCGATCTCCATCGCCTTCTTCGAGTCCTTGACGGCGTGCAGCGGATCGCCTGCACCGGGCACCTCGGAGAGACCGAGGATCTCGACGGGGGTTGAAGGCCCGGCCTCGTGGACCTGTTTGCCGTGCTCGTTGGTCATCGCGCGGACCTTGCCGAAGCCGGAGCCGGCGAGGACGAAGTCACCGACCTTGAGCGTGCCATCTTGCACGAGGACGCGAGCGACGGGACCGCGACCGCGATCGAGGAGGGCCTCGATGACGGTGCCGCTAGCGGCGCGCTTGGGGTTGGCCTTGAGGTCGAGGATCTCGGCCTGGAGACCGACCATCTCGAGGAGCTGGTCGACGCCTTCGCCGCTTTGCGCGGAGACGTTCACGAAGATCGTGTCGCCGCCCCACTCTTCCGGCTGAAGGCCGGCTTCAACGAGCTCGCGGCGCACCCGATCGGGCTCTGCGCTCGGCTTGTCGATCTTGTTGACGGCGACAATGATGGGAACATGGGCGGCGCGGGCGTGGTTGATGGCCTCGCGCGTCTGGGGCATCACGCCGTCGTCGGCGGCGACGACGAGAATGACGATGTCGGTGACGCCGGCGCCGCGGGCGCGCATGGCGGTGAAGGCCTCGTGGCCTGGCGTGTCGAGGAAGACCACCACGCCGCGCGACGTCGGGACCTTGTAGGCGCCGATGTGCTGCGTGATGCCGCCGGCCTCGCCGGAGGCCACGTTGGTCTTGCGGATACGGTCCAAGAGGCTCGTCTTGCCGTGGTCGACGTGTCCCATGACCGTGACGACGGGCGGTCGTTGCACGTGATCCGTGTCGATGACCGGCGCTTCGCCTTCTTCACCACGCGCCGCGGCGATGTTGTCTTCCTCGCTCACGGCCACGTCTTCGACTTCCCAGCCGAACTCGGAGGCCAGGATCTTCGCCGTGTCGGCGTCGAGGGTCGTGTTGATGTGAACGCCAGTCATGCCCATGGAGAGGAGCTTGCCGAGCAGCTCCGTCGCCTTGAGGCTCATCTTGGCCGCCATCGAGCTGAGCGTGATGTTCTCCTCGATGCGGATGACCTTCTTGTGGGCGCTCATCTCCTGCGTCGAGGCCGGTCCGCCGCGTCGCATCGGTTCGAAGCCCGCACCCAGTCGGCCGCGCATGCCCGCGCCGCCACGCATGCCCATCATGGGCCGGCCACCGGGGCCTTGCGGCGCACCCGGTCGCCGTGCGCCGGCACCTTGCGCCGCGCGCGGATCGTATTGAACGCGTCGCGCCATCGCGCCGGCGGCGCCGCCGCCGATGGCTGTGCGCTGTGCGCTGGCCGGCGTCGGCATCGGAACGCCGGGACGACCGGTCCAATACTCAACGCCGGTCTTCGGCCGCGCGGGCTCAATGCTCGGCGACGCGGCCGGCGCTACGGGCGCGGGCGCGGGCGCGGGCGTAGGCTCGCGCGCTTCTTCGACGCGCGGTGCCACGGGCTCGACGGGCGCCGCGACCATGGGCTCCGGCGCAGGGACCGCGACGTTGGGAACGGAAGCGGGCGGCGGGATGACGGCCGACGGCGGCGGCGCCGTGATCTCCGGCGCGGGCACCGCGGGGGCAGCTTGGACGTCGGTTGGAGGGGGCGTCGGCGCCGGCGGGGGCGGCGACGGAACCTCGGCCGGCGTGATCATCACGTCGCGGGCGCTCTTCCGCTCGGCGGGCAACTCGCGCGAGCTGCGGCGCTCTTCGACCATCGGCTGCAGGCGTCCGCTCTCACGGTCCCGCACGTCCGGCGTCGATAGCGGCGCCGGGGGCGCGGCGGCAACCATCTCGGGAGATGACGGCATCGCGGCGGCCACGTCGCGGACGCTGCGCGGCGCCGACGGCAAAGCCGTTGACGAGGGAGCGGCGACGTCTGTTGCCGGTTTCGCAACCGCGCGTCGCTTGATGACGCGACCGTCGGTGCGTACCCGCTCCTCGACGACGTCGTGCGTCCGCTGCTTCTCGAGGTGACGCTTCACGCGCTCGACGGCCTCGGGCTCAACGGAGCTCATGTGATTGCGGACCTCGGAGATCCCAACGGCCTGAAAGAGCCCGACCACCGCTTTCGGGTCGAGGTTCAGCTCTTTCGCCACTTCGTAGACGCGTACCTTGCTCATCGAACCTCCCGAGACCTGCATGCATCACCCCGCACATCGTCTTTCGCGACCGGCGCGCCGAACGCGGCGAGCGGCGCCAAAACATCATTGACGGCCGCCACTAGCGCGCGCCCGATGGGGCCATCGAGCACCGCTGCGACGGCCACCTCGTTGCGCCCGAGAGCCGCGCCGAGCGCCGCACGGTCGAGCCACACGAGGGCGCGGCCATCGCGGACCGCCTGCTGAACTCCGCCAAGCGTCGCCGCGTGAGCGGCGTCTTGAGCCACAACCACAGCCGCGTGTTCGTGCTCCATGAGCGCCGCCGCGGTAGCGTCGGCGCCGATGGCGAGAGCACGCTTTCGCCAAGCCGTGATGAGCAGGCCGGTGGCGCGGCGCCCGTAGGCGTCACGGATGCGCTCCGCCAACTCGGCGGCAGAGACCGTCACCTTGGCCTTGAAGGCCCGCGAGAGGCCGCCCTTGGCGGCCTTCTCGAGACAGGCCGGTGCGGCGTGAACGTGCACGCCGCGGCCGAAGGCCCCGCCCGCCGCATCCACCACCACCGACGAACCGTCGCCGTCGTCGCCCGTCGAGACGAGACGCACGAACGCATCGCGCGGACCGGTCTTCTGACAACCGGCGCACGTGCGCGCTCCCTTCTCAGGGAGCGGCATGTCTTCATCCACCAACAGGTCCACGGGCTCGTCCTTCATCTTTCCGTCGCGCTTCAGGCGGTCGCCTCACGCGCCCTTGCTGCTGCCGCTTTGCGAGCGGCGTCGATGTGTTTCCACTCGTGCGTCATGAATTGCTCCGCGCCGTGCTTGATGACGCGCGCCTTCTTGATGCCGAGGCCTGTCTTGATGGCGAGCTTGTCTTCGTCCTCGCGGAGAAGGTCTTCGACGCTCTTGTAGCCCGCTTCTTCGAGCAGCTGGAGGGTTCGCTCGCCGACGCCACGGACGAAGAGGAGGCGCTCCTTCTCCGTGAGCGGTTCGACGCGCGACTCGGCAGCCTTCACGCGCTCCTGGCGCAGCCGCTCCATCGTGCCTTCGGCGCTGTCCTTGAGCGTGGCGGCAAACTCCGCCGTGACGCCCTGGATCGAGGTGAGCTCTTGCTCGCTCGCCTCGGCGACCTCCTCGAGGGCGCGGAAGCCCAAGCGGTACATGTTCCGCGCGAGGGCCTCGGTGACGCCTTCGATCTGCTGAAGCGCGCTGATGGCTTCTTCCTCCATCTGCTTGAACTTCGCTTCGCTGATGATGTCGAGCTTCCAGCCGGTGAGCTGCGCCGCGAGGCGAACGTTCTGGCCCTTGCGGCCGATGGCGAGCGAGAGCTTCTCGTCGGGGACGACGAGTTCCATGCGGCCTTCGCCCTCGTTGACGATGACCTTGTTCACTTCCGCCGGCTGGATGGCCGCGCAGACAAAGCGTGCCG from Myxococcales bacterium includes:
- a CDS encoding DUF448 domain-containing protein, which translates into the protein MKDEPVDLLVDEDMPLPEKGARTCAGCQKTGPRDAFVRLVSTGDDGDGSSVVVDAAGGAFGRGVHVHAAPACLEKAAKGGLSRAFKAKVTVSAAELAERIRDAYGRRATGLLITAWRKRALAIGADATAAALMEHEHAAVVVAQDAAHAATLGGVQQAVRDGRALVWLDRAALGAALGRNEVAVAAVLDGPIGRALVAAVNDVLAPLAAFGAPVAKDDVRGDACRSREVR
- a CDS encoding DUF503 domain-containing protein, with amino-acid sequence MFVGVLRLSFHIPHARSLKDKRRVVQKIRDRIRNRFDVSVAEVAAQDQWQRAVFGVSVVSGESSVCDSVLEQVARSAELSEDAQLTDRETELITVGDELYG
- the infB gene encoding translation initiation factor IF-2; its protein translation is MSKVRVYEVAKELNLDPKAVVGLFQAVGISEVRNHMSSVEPEAVERVKRHLEKQRTHDVVEERVRTDGRVIKRRAVAKPATDVAAPSSTALPSAPRSVRDVAAAMPSSPEMVAAAPPAPLSTPDVRDRESGRLQPMVEERRSSRELPAERKSARDVMITPAEVPSPPPPAPTPPPTDVQAAPAVPAPEITAPPPSAVIPPPASVPNVAVPAPEPMVAAPVEPVAPRVEEAREPTPAPAPAPVAPAASPSIEPARPKTGVEYWTGRPGVPMPTPASAQRTAIGGGAAGAMARRVQYDPRAAQGAGARRPGAPQGPGGRPMMGMRGGAGMRGRLGAGFEPMRRGGPASTQEMSAHKKVIRIEENITLSSMAAKMSLKATELLGKLLSMGMTGVHINTTLDADTAKILASEFGWEVEDVAVSEEDNIAAARGEEGEAPVIDTDHVQRPPVVTVMGHVDHGKTSLLDRIRKTNVASGEAGGITQHIGAYKVPTSRGVVVFLDTPGHEAFTAMRARGAGVTDIVILVVAADDGVMPQTREAINHARAAHVPIIVAVNKIDKPSAEPDRVRRELVEAGLQPEEWGGDTIFVNVSAQSGEGVDQLLEMVGLQAEILDLKANPKRAASGTVIEALLDRGRGPVARVLVQDGTLKVGDFVLAGSGFGKVRAMTNEHGKQVHEAGPSTPVEILGLSEVPGAGDPLHAVKDSKKAMEIADGRKGKMAKTLIPATAKVSLEELSKRIAESGLLELRVIIKGDVQGSVEAVADAFAKLSGDKVKMSIIHAGVGAITEGDVNLATASKAIIIGFNVRPAGKSHSLAEENKIEIRLYSIIYDAVNDVRSAMEGLLPPTLVEKASGKAEVRQIFKVKNVVVAGCYVIEGVFKRSGKARVIRDGNTIIWDGKVAALKRFKDDAKDVAEGFECGISLDGFNELKDKDIIESYDVEEIRQKL